The sequence GCCGGTGACCAGGATCTGCAGGTCGTTCAGGCCGCCGTCCTCCGGGCCGCCGGCCGCGATCAGCTCGCTCAGCAGGTCCTCCCCCGGCTCGGACCGCTTGGCGGCCAGGTGGTCGGACATGTACTGGAAGAACTCTGCCTGGGCCGCCTCGATCTCCTCCTTGCCGTAGCGGGTGAGGTTGAGCAGCGTGTCGGACCAGTAGGAGAACCGGTCGCGGTCCTCGGCGGGCACGCCGAGCATGTCGCAGATGACGTACACCGGCAGCGGGAAGCCCAGGGACGCCTTCAGATCGCCGGGGGCGCCGCACCTGACCATGTCGTCGATGAGGTCCTCGGCGATCTGGGCCATCACCGGGCGCAGGGCGTTCATCCGCTTGGCGGTGAACCACTTGCCGACCAGCCGCCGCCAGTGCTGGTGCTCCTCCCCGCCGTCCGGGATGATCGTCGCCATCTCGCTGTTGAACAACCCGCCGTCCTCGGTGGCCGACAGCCGGGCCGCGTCGGGCGCGTTCAGCAGGCGGGTGAAGCGCGGGTCGGCGAGCACCTGCTTGACGTCCTCGTACCGGGTCAGCAGCGTCGCCCGGTCACCACTGGGCAAGGTCACGTGGGCGACCGGGCACTTGCCGCGCAGTTCGGCCCATTCGGCGGGCGGGTCGAGCGCGGCGTCGTTCGGGATCGGGTAGTTCAGGACCTGCTCGTCGGCACTCATGCGATGTCTCCTTCAGATGTTCCTCAGGCGGGCGGGAGCGGCGGGGTGGCCAATGTCCGCTGGCGCAGGAGGCGGGCCTGCTTGGGCATGTTCCAGCCGAGGACGCCGGTGACCCGGCCGTCCTCGCGGTAAAGGGCGGCGAAGCGGCGCTGCTCCGGGTCGCCCTCGGCGATGGTCACCTCGGCCACCGGTGACGGCAGGCCGTGGGCCTGGATCTTGACGTCGTACTGGTCGGTCCAGAAGTACGGGATCGGCGCGTACGGGCGATCCGCACCGAGGATGTTCGCCGCCACCGTCTGGGCCTGCTCGGTGGCGTTGGTCCGGTTCTCCAGCCGCAGCCGCCTGCCGAGCCCTTCGTGGACGAACGAGGCCACGTCCCCGACGGCGTAGACGCCCTCGGCGGCACGGCAGCGCGCGTCGCACTCCACGCCGTCGCCCAGCGTGAGCCCGCTGCCCTCCAGCCAGCCGGTCGCCGGGCGGCAGCCGACGGCCACCACGACGGCGTCGGCGGGCAGCAGTTCCCCGCCGGCCAGCCGTACGCCCGTCACCCGGCCGGTCTCGCCGGTCAGCGCGTCGACGGCGGCGCCGAGCCGCAGCCGGACCCCGCGCTCGGCGTGCGTCCGGGTGAGGAGGCCGCCGACCTCGGCGCCGAGCTGGTCACCGAGCACGGCGTGTCCCATGCCGGCGAGGGTGACCTCCAGGTCCAGGCCGCGGGCGGTGGCGGCGATCTCCCCGCCCAGCACACCCTCGCCGACGACCACCAGGCGCGTGCCGGCGGTCAGCCGGGTGCGCAGGGCGAGCGCGTCGTCCAGGCCGCGCAGCACGTGTACGCCCGCCAGCCCGTCCTGGCCGGGCAGGCGGCACGGGGTCAGGCCGGTGGCGATGACGACGGCGTCGCCGCGCAGCACCCGGCCGGAGGCGGTGACGACGGCCCGCTCAGCCGCGTCCAGCGCGACCGCGGCCTCGCCCCGGACGAACTCCGCCCCCAGCGCCTCCAACTGCGCCTGGCCGCGCAGCCGGGCCCGTTCCGGCTCCCAGGCCCCCGCCAGCACCTGCTTCGACAGCGGGGGCCGGTCGTAGGGCAGGTGGGGCTCGGCGTCCAGCAGGGTCAGCCGGCCCTGGTGGCCGTTGCGCCGCAGCGCCTCCGCCGTGCTCAGCCCGGCGGCGGACGCACCGACGATCAGCACATGTCCGGGCGCGGTCACGAGGCGTGGTTCATAGGTCGATATCCCTTCGTCATCCCGCTGCCACATTAACCTACAAGTGCAAGTAAACTGACAAGTGTCGTTTATCGGATAGGCTGGCGGGCATGGTCACCGCCAGAGAGAGCAACACCCCGTCGGGCGACCGGCGCGTACGCCGGACTCGATCAGCCTTGGCACATGCGCTGATGGAGCTGGTCGAGGAGCGCGACCTGTCCCGGATCAGCGTCTCGGACGTCGCCGAAGGCGCTGGAGTGAGCCGCTCCGCCTTCTACGACCACTACCGGGACGTTCACGAACTGGCCGAGGACGCCTGCACCGCGATGATCGACGACCTGATCGAGTCCCTGCCCGGCCCCGCCCTGGACTCGCCGGACCTGGCGCGGGAGGCGATCGAGTCGCTGGCGGCGTTCTTCGGCAGCCTGGCCGAGCACACGGGGCTGTATCGCGCACTGCTGGGGTCGGAAGGCAGCGCACGCGTCGCCGGTCACATCCGCCGCCGCATCGCCGCGGTCGTCCATGAGCGCCTGGCGCATGCCGACACCAGCGGGTGGCCGGAGCGCGTCCCGCATGACGTGACGGCCTCGTTCACCGCGGGCGCGCTCATCGGAGTGGCCGTGGACTGGCTCGAGGGCGGGTGTTGCCGTACCTCGGCCGAGATGGCCGAGGTGACCTGGCCGCTGTTGAACGCCCACTACCGCATCAACGAGAGCGGCGGCAGATGAGGACTCAGGCTGCCGGCACCACTCCCCACGCCGGCCCGGTCCGCTTCGCCTGGTGCCGCCCCGTTCTCTGAAGAAACCGAGGAGACCCTTCATGTCCACTGCCGATGTGTCGAGCAAGTCCCTGGCCGAGCTCGTTTCCCTGCAAGGGCGACGTGCGGTCGTGACCGGTGGCGGTCGCGGTCTGGGCAAGGCGATCGCGCTCCGCCTGGCCGAGGCGGGAGCCGATCTGCTGATCGGCGACATCGACGAAGATCTCGCCGTGACCGCTGCCAAGCAGGTCGCAGAGAGCCATGGGGTACGCGCGATCGGCGCCGCCATGGATGTCACGGACGCGGCGGCCGTGGCCGCGGCGGCCGACCGCGCGGTCGCCGAACTCGGCGGCTTGGACGTCTGG comes from Streptosporangium roseum DSM 43021 and encodes:
- a CDS encoding cytochrome P450 — encoded protein: MSADEQVLNYPIPNDAALDPPAEWAELRGKCPVAHVTLPSGDRATLLTRYEDVKQVLADPRFTRLLNAPDAARLSATEDGGLFNSEMATIIPDGGEEHQHWRRLVGKWFTAKRMNALRPVMAQIAEDLIDDMVRCGAPGDLKASLGFPLPVYVICDMLGVPAEDRDRFSYWSDTLLNLTRYGKEEIEAAQAEFFQYMSDHLAAKRSEPGEDLLSELIAAGGPEDGGLNDLQILVTGMALLVAGHETTANMIGKMVSMLLADRSRWEALLADPSLIRTAVEESLRLDANSGFGLPRYLKEETEVSGEHLPKGTTVICSMAAANRDVSAFEDAERFDLTRSPNPHLAFGAGAHSCLGQALARTELQVVLEVLLRKLPSLELAVPVEELERVEGLAVGGLRTVPVRW
- a CDS encoding NAD(P)/FAD-dependent oxidoreductase: MTAPGHVLIVGASAAGLSTAEALRRNGHQGRLTLLDAEPHLPYDRPPLSKQVLAGAWEPERARLRGQAQLEALGAEFVRGEAAVALDAAERAVVTASGRVLRGDAVVIATGLTPCRLPGQDGLAGVHVLRGLDDALALRTRLTAGTRLVVVGEGVLGGEIAATARGLDLEVTLAGMGHAVLGDQLGAEVGGLLTRTHAERGVRLRLGAAVDALTGETGRVTGVRLAGGELLPADAVVVAVGCRPATGWLEGSGLTLGDGVECDARCRAAEGVYAVGDVASFVHEGLGRRLRLENRTNATEQAQTVAANILGADRPYAPIPYFWTDQYDVKIQAHGLPSPVAEVTIAEGDPEQRRFAALYREDGRVTGVLGWNMPKQARLLRQRTLATPPLPPA
- a CDS encoding TetR/AcrR family transcriptional regulator, which encodes MVTARESNTPSGDRRVRRTRSALAHALMELVEERDLSRISVSDVAEGAGVSRSAFYDHYRDVHELAEDACTAMIDDLIESLPGPALDSPDLAREAIESLAAFFGSLAEHTGLYRALLGSEGSARVAGHIRRRIAAVVHERLAHADTSGWPERVPHDVTASFTAGALIGVAVDWLEGGCCRTSAEMAEVTWPLLNAHYRINESGGR